The following proteins come from a genomic window of Takifugu flavidus isolate HTHZ2018 unplaced genomic scaffold, ASM371156v2 ctg331, whole genome shotgun sequence:
- the LOC130520264 gene encoding 40S ribosomal protein S10, with translation MLMPKKNRIAIYELLFKEGVMVAKKDVHLTKHPELADKNVPNLHVMKAMQSLKSCGYVKEQFAWRHYYWYLTNEGIQYLRDFLHLPPEIVPATLRRQTRPETARPRPKGMEGERPARLNRAEADRDTYRRSAAPPGADKKAEAGAGAATEFQFRGGFGRGRGQQPQ, from the exons ATGCTGATGCCCAAGAAGAATCGCATTGCTATTTATGAACTCCTCTTCAAAGAGGGAGTCATGGTGGCTAAGAAAGATGTTCATCTGACCAAGCATCCCGAGCTTGCTGACAAGAATGTGCCCAACCTTCATGTGATGAAAGCGATGCAG TCTCTGAAATCATGTGGGTATGTCAAGGAGCAATTTGCCTGGCGTCACTATTATTGGTATCTTACCAATGAAGGCATCCAGTACTTGAGAGacttcctccatcttccccctGAGATTGTGCCTGCCACCCTGCGCCGCCAGACTCGCCCTGAGACTGCAAGGCCCAGGCCCAAAG GAATGGAAGGAGAGAGGCCTGCCCGCTTGAATCGTGCTGAGGCTGACAGAGATACATACAGGCGATCTGCTGCTCCTC CTGGTGCTGACAAAAAAGCAGAGGCAGGTGCTGGAGCTGCCACAGAGTTCCAGTTC AGAGGTGGCTTTGGGCGTGGCAGAGGACAGCAGCCTCAGTAA